The stretch of DNA TGATTTGTTATTAAATGAAAATAGACAAATTGAAAAAAACGGTCAGAAAATTAATATTGTAGGAGTAGAGAATTGGGGAGCAAGTCAACATTTTCCTAAGAAAGGAAATTTGAAAAAGGCTACAGAAAATATTCAGGATAACGAATTTAATATTTTAATGTCTCATGATCCTTCTCATTTTGATTTTAAAGAAGCACATTATCGATCAGAGGCAGAGCGAAGAAAGTTGCATGATGAAAAACCTATTATTGAATTTGAAAAGAAGATGCACTTAACGTTGGCAGGTCATACACATGGAGCTCAGATGGGAATTGAAATTCCAGGTTTGAGATGGTCACCTGTAAAGTATTTTTATCCTAAATGGGCTGGATTATATGAAGAAGCTGGACGTTATTTGTATGTGAATCGTGGGTTTGGTTTTTTAGCCTTTCCCGGTAGAATAGGTATTTGGCCTGAGATTACTGTTTTAAAATTAAAAAAGAAAGTATAAAAAATCATTCCGTTAGAAAACGGAATGATTTTTAAGAAAAAATAAATTAGTTGATAACGTAATGTTATACTTATGTAATAACGTTTAATTTTTCTTTTAATTGTGTTAACATCTCTTTCACCATATCTTCCAAGTTATAGTTGTGTTGCCAATTCCAATCAGTACGAGCAGAAGTATCGTTAATACTGATAGGCCATGTATCAGCAATCGTTTGACGATAATCAGGTTCGTAATCAATTTTAAACTCAGGAATATGCTTTTTGATTTCTGCAGCAATTTCTTTAGGAGCAAATGAAATTCCACCTAAATTATAAGAAGAACGTACGGTAAGCTCTTTTTCATCTGCTTGCATTAAATCAATGGTAGCTTTGATGGCATCATCCATGTACATCATAGGTAAAGCAGTGCTAGCAGATAGGAAAGAAGTATATTTTTTTTCAGATAAAGCTTTGTAGAAAATGTCAACAGCATAATCGGTTGTTCCCCCACCAGCTTCTGTTTTCCAACTGATAAGCCCTGGATAGCGTAAACTTCGAACATCAACACCATATCGATTATAATAATATTCACACCATTTTTCACCAGCTAATTTACTAATACCATATACGGTAGAAGGATTCTTAGGAGAATGTTGAGGTGTTTGTTCTCGTGCTATATTTCGACCGTAAACAGCAATAGAACTAGGGAAAAATACACGTTTAAAGTGGCCTTCTCTTGCTTCTTCTAAAATAGAAAGTAAAGAATTCATATTCAAATCCCATGCTTTTAGAGGCATTTTTTCTCCTGTTGCAGATAGCATTGCTGCTAAATGATAGATTTGTGTAGGTTTATATTGTTTTATTAATTCTTGTAAACGTTCACGGTTCATGACATTAAACTCTTCAAAAGGCCCTGATTCTAAGACTTCTTTTGAAGGATCTTTGATATCTGTAGCAATAACATTATCGTTCCCGTATAATTCTCTCAATTTCAGGACTAAATCACTTCCGATTTGTCCTGAAGCTCCTGTTACTATAATAATTTCGTTTGACACGCTTCTTTATAAAAAAATTCGTATAAAAATAATTTTAATATTTTTAATAAACAAGAACTAAAATTTAAAAATCATTAAAAAATAAATCAAATATCATTTTAAAATTTATAATATGATAATTTGAAGTGCTTTTTGTTACGATAAATCTCTCATAATTTCTAACTCACGTTCTTTTTTCCATGTTCCTCCAGTAAAGTCAGGTATTTTGATTGAATTACTATTTTGTAAAACTGATAATTCAGATAGTGGAGTAATAGCACTCCACATAACACTATCATATATGTTAATATCTAATGGTAAGCCTAGGTTTAAGCAAGTAATTAAGCGGTAGACCATAACAAAATCCATACCCCCATGTCCTTGTTTATAATTTTCACTAATTCCTTGTAATTTTTTAATCATAGGGTGCTTAAAATCTTTTTTGTACTTGATGAAATCTTCTTTCGATAGCCATTCATGTCCCCAATATTTTAATTCTTTTTTATCATCAATGTATAATCGACTAGGATAACCGTTATGTACTGCATGAGTACCAATTACTTTGTTAATACGAGAATAAGGACTGCCTGTATGTACATCAAATTGTAACATAATAGTTTTTCCTTTTTCTGTTTTAATCATTGTAGTATTCATGTCACCACATTTAATAGAAGTATAAGGTTTGTTAAATTGTTTGGCTGTTTGACTTAGATTTAACTCTCTTGAACTCATCGATGTTAAATGGGAAAAAGTATCGCCACGTCCAATTTTCATATACATGCTAATGGGCCCTAAACCATGAGTGGTATAAAAATTTCCATCACGATTTACATGATGTTTAATACGCCATTGATCTTGGTAATAATGAGAGTCTAACATATGTTTTCTTAAATCATGTATGTAAGCTCCTTCTGCATGAGTTAAATCTCCAAAAATACCATTCTCAATCATATTTAAAACCCAAAGTTCTTCTTCATTGTAACAGCAATTCTCAATCATAATACAATGCCTTTGAGTTTTCTCTGCTGTTTCTATAAGTTTCCAGCAATCTTCTATCGTATAAGCAATAGGAACTTCGCAAGCGACATGTTTCCCGTGTTCCATGCTATATAATGCCATTGGAGTATGTAATTCCCAAGGAGTTGCAATCAGTATTAAATCAAGATCGTCTCTTTTAATTAAGTTTTTCCAATCGTTTTCATTATTACAATATGAAATTATTTTTTCTTTTTGAAGCGGTTGAATTTTATCAATAACAGTATCAACTTTTTGTTGGTTTAGATCAGATAAAGCAATAATCTCAGCACGATTATTTTCAATTAACCAATGAAACATTTGTGTTAAAACTTGCCCACGGTTTCCTAATCCAATTATTCCAACTCGAACTTTTTCTATAGGTTTAGTTTTTAAACCAAAAGCAGATCCGGTTACTTTTTTTGAAACATCTTCTAAAGCTTGTTGAATAAAATCAGAATTTATATGACCAAAAGAATATAAAGGTGTTGTTAATAAAGCAGAAGTGCCTATTAACGATTTAAGAAACTTATTTCTATTCATATGAAAAGTATAGAGTTATTAAAAACTAAAGATAAATAATAAATCCATTAAAAAATAATATAAATTCAATTATTCAGAATCTTATTTTTTGATTTTCAAATCAAGGTTTTTTACTAAAGGTTCAATACTTAAACCTTGAATAATAATAGAGAAGATTACAATCATATAGGTTATAACTAAGAAAAGTTCACGATGCATATCACTTGTAAGGCTTAAAGCCAAAGCAATTGATATTCCACCTCTTAGACCACCCCAAGTCATGATTATTTCCATTTTAGGAACAAATTTCAACCTCTTGCGTAGGATGAAAATAGGTAGAAATAAAGATAAATAACGAGAGAATAATACTAGAGGTAAAACCAATAAACTAGCAATTAAGTAATCTTCATTGTAAATCAAAATTAATAATTCCAGTCCTATCATTACAAATAGAATTGCATTCAATAAAATATCAACCAATTCCCAAAATTTATTGATATAAAGAGCTGTCATTTTTGATTTAGAATCATTTTTAGTAGGGTTGTTTCCAACAATTAATCCAATTGCGACCATTGATAAAGGTGCTGAAAAATGAAAATGTTGTGCTAGTATAGTTCCTCCCATAATAGTAGCCAGTGTAATAATAATTTGAACACTGTAATCATCAATAATTCGTAATAATCGAGCGGTCAACCATCCTAATAGAATACCAAAAATAATTCCACCTAGTACTTCTTGTCCGAATAAATGAAAAACATTAAAAAGTTCTAAATTAGATTTTTTTGATTCTGCAATTTTAAAAACAGTAAGAAAAATGACTACTCCAACACCGTCATTGAATAATGATTCCCCTACAATAATATTTTCTAATCTTTTAGGAATACCAGCTTGTTTTAAAATTCCTAATACAGCAATAGGGTCGGTAGGTGAAATCAAGGCACCAAATAATAGACAGTAAATAAAATCGATGGGTAGACCTATTATAGGTAAAATAAGATAGGTGAAACCTCCTACTAAAAATGTAGAAACTAAGGTTCCTAAGGTTGCAAAAATAATAATTGCTAAGCGTTGGACTTTTAATTGTTTAAGATTGGTATGAAAAGAGCCCGTAAAAAGTAAAAAGCTAAGCATAATATCCAATAGAATATGTGTAAAGTCTATGTGGGATATGAATTGTTTTACAGCTTGTAAAAATGTGTCATCAAAAAAACTGATAACGATAGCACACAGACTAGCAATTATGGTAATGATAACCAATCCAATGGTATTAGGGAGTTTTAATAATTTGATATTTAAACAGCTAAATAAAGCTGCTATAACTATTAGTATAGTAGCAATTAAGAAAGGATCCATAATTTGTACTTTAGAATTTTTAGGCAAATTTATGGATTCTAAGAGGTATAAATCAAAAGATTAGAGCGTTAATATACTTGATATCAATCATAGTGTTTTTAAAGAAAAAGATCCCAAATTTATTTTGGGATCTTTCTTTTTATTATAATGAATTCTTAGATATGAATCACTTCATCATAAGCGTCGGCAACCGCTTCCATTACCATTTCACTTAAAGTTGGGTGAGGGTGTACTGCTTTTAATACTTCATGACCTGTTGTTTCTAATTTACGAGCAACAACTGCTTCAGCAATCATATCGGTTACACCGTTACCAATCATGTGGCATCCTAGCCATTCACCATATTTAGCGTCGAAGATTACTTTAATGAATCCTTCAGAATCACCATTGGCTGTAGCTTTACCATTAGCAGTGAAAGGAAATTTACCTACTTTGATATCAAATCCTTTTTCTTTTGCTTGAGTTTCTGTTAAACCAACAGATGAAATTTCAGGATGACAATAAGTACAACCAGGAATATTTCCATAATCCATTGCTTCTACATGCATTCCAGCAATTTTTTCTACACAGATAATTCCTTCAGCAGAAGCAACGTGTGCTAATGCAGGTCCAGGAACAATATCTCCAATAGCATAATAACCTGGAACATTAGTTTGGTAGTAATCGCTTACTAAAACACGACCACGATCTGTAGATATACCTACATCTTCTAAACCGATTCCTTCTAAATTGGTTTCAACACCTACTGCTGATAATACGATATCTGCTTCTAAAATTTCTTCTCCTTTTTTGGTTTTAACATGAGCTTTTACACCTTCTCCAGAAGTATCTACTTTTTCAACAGAAGAATTGGTCATAACTTTAATTCCTTTTTTCTTGAAAGAACGTTCCAATTGTTTCGAAACATCTTCATCTTCTACAGGAACAATACGAGGTAAAAACTCTACAATTGTAACTTCGGCACCCATTGTGTGATAAAAGTCAGCAAATTCAACTCCAATAGCTCCAGATCCAACTACGATTAATTTTTTAGGAACTTCAGGTAACGTTAAAGCTTGACGATAACCGATTACTTTTTTACCATCTTGAGGTAAGTTAGGTAATACACGTGAACGAGCCCCTGTAGCGATAATGATGTGATCAGCTGAATATTCAGTTGTTTTACCTTCATTGGTAACATCCATCTTTTTCCCTGGTTTTAGTTTTCCAGCTCCCCAAAGAACATCAACTTTATTCTTTTTTAATAAGAATTCAACTCCTTTACTCATTTTGTTGGCAACTCCACGAGAACGCTCAATTACTTTATCAAATTCATATCCAACACCTTCTGCTTTTAAACCAAAATCTTCTGCATGTTGTAAATATTTGAATACTTGAGCACTTTTTAAAAGGGCTTTGGTAGGAATACATCCCCAGTTTAAGCAAATTCCACCTAAATTTTCTTTTTCAACGATGGCAGTTTTTAATCCTAATTGTGCTGCTCTGATAGCTGCTACATATCCACCAGGACCACTACCTAAAACGATTACATCGTATTTCATTATGAAGTGTTTTTTATTTTAAAATTTTTGAGCCACTAAATTACAAAATAGTTATGAAATAATGATAAGTATTAATTAGAAAGTATGTTTTTGTATGGTTAAGATTAAAACACTTTGATAAGGTAAAAAAAGTATAAAATAAGGGAAGTTTATACCAAAAGGATTAAATTAGCCGTTGATTAAGTAGAAATAATGGAATGAAAGATAAAATCCTGATTTTTTTAACGGTACTATGTACCTATATGCATGCGCAAATTATTAATACATATGATCCAACTTTTAATAGGCGAGATTCGATTCAAAAATTTGCTGAAAGAGAAAAGACTGATTCTACTAAAACGGTTTATATGCCTGAAGATTCAGATTATCGCTATTGGACGGAAAATTCAGATACATTGGTAATCGATCCTTCATTGTCACTAGCTAATTACTACAATCAAAATTATGCCCATAAAGATACTTACGGTTATATGTTAATGCCTAATATTGGTCAAGGTGCAAATGAGTTGATTTATCACCCTGACTTTAGTGTGGTACCACAAATGGGCTTTACAGGTAAGCGATTTAATTACAAAGGAGTTGATGATATTAAATATTATGATGTTCGAACTCCGGTAACGGAATTTAACTATCAAAGTGGTTATGAAGAAGGGCAGATATTAGAAACGACTTTTACACATAGTATTAATAAAACACTAAATTATTCCATAACGTATCAAGGATTACGTTCTTTAGGACGCTATAATGATCAATTGGCAAGTGATCGAAAAGTGATAGCAACATTAAATTATCGTTCTAGAAAAGGACGTTATAAATTTTGGACTCACTATGCTTCACAAAATATTGACAATGAAGAAAGTGCAGGTATTCGAGAGGTGACTGAATTTGAAAATGCAGATCAAAATTATACCGATCGTAAAACATTTACATCTAATTTACAAGGAGCTAGTTCTGAACTAGATTCCCGTCGATTTCATTTTGCACAACAATATGGTTTGTTGAAAGGAATTAGTAAGAAAGATTCTTCAACCTATCGTCCGATTACATTACAACATAAATTTACTTATGAAAAGCAAAAGTATTTGTATAAGGAATCAGAAGTAAATAGTTTTTTTGATAGTGATGTGATCACAGGAAAGGATCGAAGTTCGTTAAGTGAATACACTTGGTTAAGGAATGAAGTTTCGGCTATAGGTAATTTAAATGATAAACTTCGTTTAGAAGCAGGGATTTCCTATGATAATTTCACGTACGGATATGATTCTATTTTAGTTACAAATTTAATTAATGTACCGGCAGAGGTGAATGGAAATTTAATTTCAGCTATAGGAAAGTTAAATTTTAATTGGAGTGATCGATTGTATTTAAAAGCCGATGCTCAATATGCTTTAGGAGGAGATTATAGCAATTCGTACCAATTAAATTCTAATTTAGATTTTAAATTGATGGAGGATGTTTTATTAGATGGTGGAATTAATGTAGCTTCAACAGCACCTAATTTAAATATGGTTTTGAATCAGAGTTTTTATAGTGATTATAATTACTACAATAATTTTGATAAAATTAATAGCCAACAAATTCATTTAGGTTTACGATCGAATAAATACTTTAATGCAAAGGCCAATTTTTATAACATTAACAATTATGTCTTTATAGATGATACAGAGCGACCTAAACAATATGGAGGCTCATTAAATTTGTTTAATGTAACCGTAAATAAAACCTTTCGCTATAGAAAATTTGGTTTAGAAAATACCTTTACTTATCAAAAGGTAACCAATGGAGAAGAAATTTTACCTTTACCAGATTTTGTGACACGAAATACGTTGTATTATCAATCAAAAGCTTTTAAAGATAAAGCAGAGCTTCAAACGGGAATTTCATTCTATTATTTTGATAAATTTATGTCAAGAGCTTATTTCCCTGTATTAGGAGAATTTTCTTTACAAACATTAAATAGTACTAATTTAGATACAGGCGGAACAACGAATACATCTTCTGAAATAGGAGCGTACCCTTTGTTAGATCTATTCTTTAACATGAAGGTAAAAAGAATGCGTATTTATTTGAAATTACAACATTTTAATCAATTGATTAATGACGGAGGAAATTATTATTCTGCTCCTAAAACACCGTATACTGATTGGGTTTTCCGTGTTGGATTTAAATGGTATTTATTTGTTTAAACATTCTATTAAAAAAAGCCCAAAAAACATTTGATCAATTTCATAAGGTTTAGTATGTTTGCATTGCACTTGCCTTGGTGGCGGAATTGGTAGACGCGCACGACTCAAACTCGTGTTCCTTTGGAGTGTGGGTTCGATTCCCACCCAAGGTACAGAAAACCTCTCGAATCGTTTGATTTTGAGAGGTTTTTGTTTTTAACAGATACTTTGATCTTTATATATACCACAAATCGTGTTTTGATAGACTTTATTAAAAGAATTAATTGTCTTCGTATACTAAGCACTTCATATTAAAAAACTTGACAAAGTGTTCTTATCTAAAGAGTTTCCAAATTGTTTTGATTAAAAAGATAAAGTAGTGAGTATTTGACTTAATTATTGAGATAAAAATAATTTTTAATCAATATTAGGCTAATTTTTAAGTTCTAATAATTTAAAAACTTAAAAAACTTGAACTTAAAAATAGATTTAATTTACAATCTTTACATATAAAAACATAAAAGATAATATGAGTATGAAAAAACATCTACTGTTAGTAGTTCCATTGTTTGGATTATTTTCTTTATTAAAATCCCAAGAGATCGAGTGGCAAAAGAGCTTGGGAGGAGCTCAGGAGGAGTATTTATTTGATGCCATTCCCACCTTAGATTACGGATATATAGTAGCAGGAAGTTCCGTTTCCTCTAGTAGCGGTACCAAAGAATTACATTCTTATGGTAATTTAGACTATTGGATTTGGAAGATGAAGGAGAACGGCGACTTAGAATGGGAACAAAATCTAGGGGGAGCAGGGAATGACTTTTTACGAAGCATTCGCTATACTTCCGATGGAGGGTATATTTTAGGAGGTTCCTCTGATTCCCCTATTAATGAAGTAAAAACCGATTCGTGCAGAGGAAAGCAAGACTATTGGGTGGTCAAATTAGACGCCTTTGGGGCTACCCAGTGGCAAAGGACTTTAGGAGGGTCAGAAGACGATCAGTTGGAAGTGATTCGTCCATTAAGTGATAATGAGGGGTACATTCTAGCAGGAACATCAAGTTCATCAAACCACTTTGAAAAAGAAGAAGAAACCCGAGGCAACACGGATTATTGGATTGTAAAGATAAACGCCTCAGGGGCTACCCTGTGGCAGAAAACCTTAGGAGGGAACTATGCTGATCAAGTAAAGGGTTTAGAAGTATTACCAGAGAACAAAGGCTATATCGTATACGGTTATTCGAATTCTACCATTTCAGGAGACAAAGAAACAAAAAATCATGGTTTAGGTGATGTTTGGGTAGTGCGTTTAACATCAGAAGGTGAAGTGCTATGGCAAGAGAACTATGGAGGAAAAGGGGATGATATCCCGACAAGTTTGCAAATCACAGAAGAAGGGAACTATGTATTATTAGGTTACAGTAATAGTAATACGGAAGAAGGTATGGACTATTGGTTAATGGAATTTGATGATTTAGGAAGCATACATTTTGAAGAGACCTACAACGTAGGAACTACGGATATAGCGACAGGACTTACGAAGAACAAAGATCATAGTTATTTAATTAGTGGCTATACCCGAACGAATTATAAGAATACGAATGGTCAGGAGTCTAAAGGAATAGAGGACTATGTGGTACTCAAAGTAGATAAGAGAGGAAAGAAACAGTGGGAGAGGCAGATAGGAGGAAAAGGATCAGATCGTTTATTGAATACGGTACAGACAAGAGATGGTGGATATTTACTATCTGGAACATCGAATTCAAATGCTAACCGAGACAAAAGTGAAAGAAGTAATGGTTTGAAGGATTACTGGGTGGTGAAGTTAAAAGATGAGGCAGTGGATGTAGAGGAAATAGAAGAAGATCGAAGCATTCAATTGTATCCTGTTCCCACGGAGCGTTATCTAACAGTGGTAGTACCGTATGATTTTCAACAAGGATCAGCCCATATTTATGATTATGCAGGTCGTTTATTGCAAAGTCAGGAGTTAAAGAGTAGAACGGAAGTATTGGATTTACTGGCCTTAGGCAGTGGTTTGTATATCATAAAGATCCAAACGGAGAAAGAAGAAGTAAGTAAGAAGATAATAAAGAAATAATAAACCAATTAATTTAAAATAGAAGATGATGAAGAAATGTATATTGTTAATCATTATAGGACTGTTGTTCTTACCTGCTTATGGATGGGGGCAGGAAGAAGATCCTGTAGATTATGGAATTAATAAAATTTATCCAGTAAGCCCACAAGCAGCTAGTTTAGGGAAGTATGGAGATATCCCTGTGAACTTAGCAACAGGTAGAATAAATTATCAAATACCTTTATATACGATTAAAGAAGGTGATATTGAACTTCCTATCAGTTTATCATATAATTCTAATGGATTACTAGTAAACGATGTTTCTGGAAATGTAGGAATAGGTTGGTCTATTAATAGTTCAGGTAAAATAATTAGAAAAGTGAATGGAAATACGGATATGTATGAAGGAAATGGAGCTAGTCATATTGGTTATTTACAAAAACAAGGAGGATCTTATATAGGAGATAAATTAAGAGATTATCATCAAAATAATTATCCCGATCCTTCTACTAATGATGAAACTGCTAACTTAATTTGGAATGCTTCAAAGTCAGTGGGACAATGGGAAACAAAACCTGATAAACATACAATTTCTACTTCATTACTAAATGAAACATTTTATTTTAACGAAAAGAAAGAACCTATCTTTTTCCCTTATAGTAATACCAAAGTAGAAATACTTAATGATTATATAGCCAATGGTTTTAAAATACAAGACGATAAAGGTTATGAATATGTATTTGATCAGCCAGATTATACTGAAACAGAACAATTAGGAGTAAATAATGATGTACCTGCTAGTTATTATGTTAGCGCATGGAATCTTTCTTCAATTAAGA from Flavobacteriaceae bacterium UJ101 encodes:
- a CDS encoding DNA helicase (KEGG: tga:TGAM_0975 ATP-dependent DNA helicase RecG), which translates into the protein MSMKKHLLLVVPLFGLFSLLKSQEIEWQKSLGGAQEEYLFDAIPTLDYGYIVAGSSVSSSSGTKELHSYGNLDYWIWKMKENGDLEWEQNLGGAGNDFLRSIRYTSDGGYILGGSSDSPINEVKTDSCRGKQDYWVVKLDAFGATQWQRTLGGSEDDQLEVIRPLSDNEGYILAGTSSSSNHFEKEEETRGNTDYWIVKINASGATLWQKTLGGNYADQVKGLEVLPENKGYIVYGYSNSTISGDKETKNHGLGDVWVVRLTSEGEVLWQENYGGKGDDIPTSLQITEEGNYVLLGYSNSNTEEGMDYWLMEFDDLGSIHFEETYNVGTTDIATGLTKNKDHSYLISGYTRTNYKNTNGQESKGIEDYVVLKVDKRGKKQWERQIGGKGSDRLLNTVQTRDGGYLLSGTSNSNANRDKSERSNGLKDYWVVKLKDEAVDVEEIEEDRSIQLYPVPTERYLTVVVPYDFQQGSAHIYDYAGRLLQSQELKSRTEVLDLLALGSGLYIIKIQTEKEEVSKKIIKK
- the TDH gene encoding L-threonine 3-dehydrogenase (Belongs to the NAD(P)-dependent epimerase/dehydratase family.; KEGG: psoj:PHYSODRAFT_246627 threonine 3-dehydrogenase), encoding MSNEIIIVTGASGQIGSDLVLKLRELYGNDNVIATDIKDPSKEVLESGPFEEFNVMNRERLQELIKQYKPTQIYHLAAMLSATGEKMPLKAWDLNMNSLLSILEEAREGHFKRVFFPSSIAVYGRNIAREQTPQHSPKNPSTVYGISKLAGEKWCEYYYNRYGVDVRSLRYPGLISWKTEAGGGTTDYAVDIFYKALSEKKYTSFLSASTALPMMYMDDAIKATIDLMQADEKELTVRSSYNLGGISFAPKEIAAEIKKHIPEFKIDYEPDYRQTIADTWPISINDTSARTDWNWQHNYNLEDMVKEMLTQLKEKLNVIT
- a CDS encoding inositol 2-dehydrogenase (Glycosidase (By similarity). Has no alpha-N- acetylgalactosaminidase activity; Belongs to the Gfo/Idh/MocA family. Glycosyl hydrolase 109 subfamily.; KEGG: ecq:ECED1_0304 myo-inositol 2-dehydrogenase / D-chiro-inositol 1-dehydrogenase) → MNRNKFLKSLIGTSALLTTPLYSFGHINSDFIQQALEDVSKKVTGSAFGLKTKPIEKVRVGIIGLGNRGQVLTQMFHWLIENNRAEIIALSDLNQQKVDTVIDKIQPLQKEKIISYCNNENDWKNLIKRDDLDLILIATPWELHTPMALYSMEHGKHVACEVPIAYTIEDCWKLIETAEKTQRHCIMIENCCYNEEELWVLNMIENGIFGDLTHAEGAYIHDLRKHMLDSHYYQDQWRIKHHVNRDGNFYTTHGLGPISMYMKIGRGDTFSHLTSMSSRELNLSQTAKQFNKPYTSIKCGDMNTTMIKTEKGKTIMLQFDVHTGSPYSRINKVIGTHAVHNGYPSRLYIDDKKELKYWGHEWLSKEDFIKYKKDFKHPMIKKLQGISENYKQGHGGMDFVMVYRLITCLNLGLPLDINIYDSVMWSAITPLSELSVLQNSNSIKIPDFTGGTWKKERELEIMRDLS
- a CDS encoding na(+)/H(+) antiporter NhaP (Na(+)/H(+) antiporter that extrudes sodium in exchange for external protons. Has also weak Li(+)/H(+) antiport activity; Belongs to the monovalent cation:proton antiporter 1 (CPA1) transporter (TC 2.A.36) family.) is translated as MDPFLIATILIVIAALFSCLNIKLLKLPNTIGLVIITIIASLCAIVISFFDDTFLQAVKQFISHIDFTHILLDIMLSFLLFTGSFHTNLKQLKVQRLAIIIFATLGTLVSTFLVGGFTYLILPIIGLPIDFIYCLLFGALISPTDPIAVLGILKQAGIPKRLENIIVGESLFNDGVGVVIFLTVFKIAESKKSNLELFNVFHLFGQEVLGGIIFGILLGWLTARLLRIIDDYSVQIIITLATIMGGTILAQHFHFSAPLSMVAIGLIVGNNPTKNDSKSKMTALYINKFWELVDILLNAILFVMIGLELLILIYNEDYLIASLLVLPLVLFSRYLSLFLPIFILRKRLKFVPKMEIIMTWGGLRGGISIALALSLTSDMHRELFLVITYMIVIFSIIIQGLSIEPLVKNLDLKIKK
- a CDS encoding dihydrolipoyl dehydrogenase (Lipoamide dehydrogenase is a component of the alpha- ketoacid dehydrogenase complexes; Belongs to the class-I pyridine nucleotide-disulfide oxidoreductase family.; KEGG: pael:T223_13385 dihydrolipoamide dehydrogenase), with amino-acid sequence MKYDVIVLGSGPGGYVAAIRAAQLGLKTAIVEKENLGGICLNWGCIPTKALLKSAQVFKYLQHAEDFGLKAEGVGYEFDKVIERSRGVANKMSKGVEFLLKKNKVDVLWGAGKLKPGKKMDVTNEGKTTEYSADHIIIATGARSRVLPNLPQDGKKVIGYRQALTLPEVPKKLIVVGSGAIGVEFADFYHTMGAEVTIVEFLPRIVPVEDEDVSKQLERSFKKKGIKVMTNSSVEKVDTSGEGVKAHVKTKKGEEILEADIVLSAVGVETNLEGIGLEDVGISTDRGRVLVSDYYQTNVPGYYAIGDIVPGPALAHVASAEGIICVEKIAGMHVEAMDYGNIPGCTYCHPEISSVGLTETQAKEKGFDIKVGKFPFTANGKATANGDSEGFIKVIFDAKYGEWLGCHMIGNGVTDMIAEAVVARKLETTGHEVLKAVHPHPTLSEMVMEAVADAYDEVIHI